Proteins from a genomic interval of Desulfovibrio piger:
- the glyA gene encoding serine hydroxymethyltransferase, with the protein MDEILLQDPELAQAIILESQRQVTKLELIASENFVSPAVREAQGSVMTHKYAEGYPGKRYYGGCEYVDIAENLAIERAKKLFGCEYANVQPHSGSQANMGAYFSFLKPGDTILGMDLSHGGHLTHGSPVNFSGKLFNNVFYGVNRETGCIDYDEVARIAREHKPAAIVAGASAYPRKIDFARFRAIADEVGAVLMVDMAHIAGLVAAGLHESPIPYAHITTTTTHKTLRGPRGGMILSDETRGKSLNSQIFPGIQGGPLMHVIAAKAVAFGEALRPGFKTYSQQIVKNAAVLAQCLTDADFRLVSGGTDNHLMLVDLTNKDVTGKDAEHALDAAGITVNKNTIPFETRSPFVTSGVRLGTAALTTRSMKEDEMRQVAAFIVEAIEKRNEPASLAAIRSRVEEFARAYPLFTW; encoded by the coding sequence ATGGATGAAATCTTGCTTCAGGACCCGGAACTGGCCCAGGCCATCATCCTGGAATCCCAGCGCCAGGTCACCAAACTGGAACTGATCGCTTCGGAAAACTTTGTTTCCCCGGCCGTGCGTGAGGCCCAGGGCAGCGTGATGACCCACAAGTACGCCGAAGGCTATCCGGGCAAGCGCTACTACGGCGGCTGTGAATACGTGGACATCGCCGAGAACCTGGCCATCGAGCGCGCCAAGAAGCTCTTTGGCTGCGAATACGCCAACGTGCAGCCCCACTCCGGTTCCCAGGCCAACATGGGCGCCTACTTCTCCTTCCTCAAGCCCGGCGACACCATCCTGGGCATGGATCTGAGCCACGGCGGCCATCTGACCCACGGCAGTCCCGTCAACTTCTCGGGCAAGCTGTTCAACAACGTTTTCTACGGCGTGAACCGCGAGACCGGCTGCATCGACTATGACGAAGTGGCCCGTATCGCCCGTGAGCACAAGCCCGCGGCCATCGTGGCCGGTGCCAGCGCCTATCCCCGCAAGATCGACTTCGCCCGCTTCCGCGCCATCGCCGACGAAGTGGGTGCCGTCCTCATGGTGGACATGGCCCACATCGCGGGCCTGGTGGCTGCCGGTCTGCACGAGAGCCCCATCCCGTACGCCCACATCACCACCACGACCACGCACAAGACCCTGCGCGGTCCCCGCGGCGGCATGATCCTCTCCGACGAGACCCGCGGCAAAAGCCTCAACAGCCAGATCTTCCCCGGCATCCAGGGCGGCCCGCTGATGCACGTCATCGCCGCCAAGGCCGTGGCCTTTGGCGAGGCCCTGCGCCCCGGCTTCAAGACCTACAGCCAGCAGATCGTCAAGAACGCCGCCGTGCTGGCCCAGTGCCTGACCGATGCGGACTTCCGGCTGGTGTCCGGCGGTACGGACAACCACCTCATGCTGGTGGACCTGACCAACAAGGACGTGACCGGCAAGGATGCCGAACATGCTCTCGATGCCGCCGGCATCACGGTCAACAAGAACACCATCCCCTTCGAGACCCGCTCGCCCTTCGTGACCTCCGGCGTGCGTCTGGGCACCGCTGCCCTGACCACCCGCAGCATGAAGGAAGACGAGATGCGCCAGGTGGCGGCCTTCATCGTGGAAGCCATCGAAAAGCGCAACGAGCCTGCCTCCCTGGCCGCCATCCGCAGCCGCGTGGAGGAATTCGCCCGCGCCTATCCCCTGTTCACCTGGTAA
- the fabF gene encoding beta-ketoacyl-ACP synthase II, protein MSRPRVVITGLSAITPLGNDLETTWKRLLAGESGIGPITLFDATDYDSRVAGEVKDFVAEDFIPAKQARRMDRFTQFAVVAAQQLLKDSGLVINDDNAYDVGVILGIGLGGLKTIETYHAKLLQGGPGKVSPFLIPMLISNMGPGQIAIFTGAKGPNIVTTTACASAIHGIGTAFSEILLGRISTAITGGVEATVTPLGVAGFTALKALSSHYNDEPAKASRPFDANRDGFVIGEGAGLLQLEELEHAKARGAKIYAEVVGYGASDDAFHMTAPADSGEGMARAMQNALRDAGLAPEAIGHINAHATSTQLNDKTETKGIKLVFGEHASKIKISATKSMTGHLLGAAGGVESVFTAMALHTGWLPGTINLENPDPNCDLDYMAGGSAHIPCEYAMCNSFGFGGTNASLILKKWND, encoded by the coding sequence ATGAGTCGTCCGCGCGTTGTCATCACTGGTCTTTCCGCCATCACCCCTCTGGGCAATGACCTTGAAACTACCTGGAAGCGCCTGCTTGCCGGCGAATCCGGTATCGGCCCCATCACCCTTTTCGATGCCACCGACTATGACTCGCGCGTTGCCGGCGAAGTGAAAGACTTCGTTGCCGAAGATTTCATCCCGGCCAAACAGGCCCGCCGCATGGACCGCTTCACCCAGTTCGCCGTGGTGGCCGCCCAGCAGCTCCTCAAAGACTCCGGCCTGGTCATCAATGACGACAACGCCTACGACGTGGGCGTCATCCTGGGCATCGGCCTGGGTGGCCTGAAGACCATCGAGACCTACCACGCCAAGCTGCTGCAGGGTGGTCCCGGCAAGGTTTCTCCCTTCCTGATCCCCATGCTCATCTCCAACATGGGCCCCGGCCAGATCGCCATCTTCACCGGCGCCAAAGGCCCCAACATCGTGACCACCACCGCCTGTGCCTCCGCCATCCACGGCATCGGCACCGCCTTCAGCGAGATCCTGCTGGGCCGCATCAGCACGGCCATCACCGGCGGTGTGGAAGCCACGGTGACGCCTCTGGGCGTGGCCGGCTTCACGGCCCTGAAGGCCCTTTCCAGCCATTACAATGATGAGCCTGCCAAGGCCTCCCGTCCCTTCGACGCCAACCGCGACGGCTTCGTCATCGGTGAAGGCGCCGGCCTGCTGCAGCTGGAAGAACTGGAACACGCCAAGGCCCGCGGCGCCAAGATCTACGCCGAAGTGGTGGGCTACGGCGCCTCCGACGACGCTTTCCACATGACCGCTCCCGCCGATTCCGGCGAAGGCATGGCCCGCGCCATGCAGAACGCCCTGCGCGACGCCGGTCTGGCCCCCGAGGCCATCGGGCACATCAATGCCCACGCCACCTCCACCCAGCTCAACGACAAGACCGAGACCAAGGGCATCAAACTGGTGTTCGGCGAGCACGCTTCCAAGATCAAGATCTCTGCCACCAAGTCCATGACCGGTCACCTGCTGGGTGCCGCGGGCGGTGTGGAGAGCGTGTTCACCGCCATGGCCCTGCATACCGGCTGGCTGCCCGGCACCATCAATCTGGAAAATCCCGATCCCAACTGCGATCTGGATTACATGGCCGGCGGTTCCGCCCATATCCCCTGTGAATACGCCATGTGCAATTCCTTCGGTTTCGGCGGCACCAATGCCAGCCTGATCCTGAAGAAGTGGAACGACTAG
- the acpP gene encoding acyl carrier protein translates to MSEVAAKVTKIIVDQLGVSAEEVKPEASFVEDLGADSLDLTELIMAMEEEFDIEIADDDAQKILKVQDAISYIESKQG, encoded by the coding sequence ATGTCTGAAGTTGCAGCCAAAGTGACCAAAATCATCGTGGACCAGCTGGGTGTGAGCGCTGAAGAAGTGAAGCCCGAAGCTTCCTTCGTGGAAGACCTGGGCGCTGACTCCCTGGACCTGACCGAACTGATCATGGCCATGGAAGAAGAATTCGACATCGAAATCGCCGATGACGACGCCCAGAAGATCCTGAAGGTGCAGGACGCCATCAGCTACATCGAAAGCAAGCAGGGCTAA
- the fabG gene encoding 3-oxoacyl-[acyl-carrier-protein] reductase, whose amino-acid sequence MSNLDSTTPTALVTGGSRGIGRAVALTLARDGYQVIPTYVSRPEEAEKTVAEIEAAGGRALALPLNVGDGEAVAAFFAEHIKGKVNLAVLVNNAGITKDGFLVRMKDDDFDRVITINLRGAFICTREAAKIMTKARHGRIVNISSVVGQMGNAGQANYSAAKAGLLGLTKSCAKELAARQITVNAVAPGFIETDMTAALSDDVRASYEAAIPLKRMGTAQEIADAVAFLASDKAAYITGQVLAVNGGMYC is encoded by the coding sequence ATGAGCAATCTTGATTCCACCACTCCTACCGCGCTGGTTACCGGCGGTTCCCGCGGCATCGGTCGCGCCGTTGCCCTGACCCTGGCCCGTGACGGCTATCAGGTCATCCCCACCTACGTGAGCCGTCCCGAAGAAGCCGAGAAGACCGTGGCGGAGATCGAGGCTGCCGGCGGCCGTGCCCTGGCCCTGCCCCTCAACGTGGGCGACGGCGAAGCCGTGGCTGCCTTTTTTGCCGAACATATCAAAGGCAAGGTCAATCTGGCCGTGCTGGTCAACAATGCCGGCATCACCAAGGACGGCTTCCTGGTCCGCATGAAGGACGATGACTTCGACCGCGTCATCACCATCAACCTGCGCGGTGCCTTCATCTGCACCCGCGAAGCCGCCAAGATCATGACCAAGGCCCGTCACGGCCGCATCGTGAACATCTCTTCCGTCGTGGGCCAGATGGGCAACGCCGGACAGGCCAACTACAGCGCCGCCAAGGCCGGCCTGCTGGGTCTGACCAAGTCCTGCGCCAAGGAACTGGCCGCGCGCCAGATCACGGTCAATGCCGTGGCCCCCGGATTTATCGAAACCGACATGACCGCCGCCCTGAGCGACGATGTGCGCGCCTCCTATGAAGCCGCCATCCCGCTGAAACGCATGGGCACCGCCCAGGAGATCGCCGATGCCGTGGCCTTCCTGGCTTCGGACAAGGCTGCCTACATCACCGGCCAGGTGCTGGCCGTCAACGGCGGCATGTACTGCTAA
- a CDS encoding beta-ketoacyl-ACP synthase III translates to MKPNCYLHALSSYVPAEVLTNDDLSKLVETNDEWITTRTGIKRRHRLPQEENASDLGTHAARKALEDAGLDAAKLTHILTATCTPDHLSPSLSCIIGGNIGAGPAMSFDFGSACSGFLYGLHLADALLCQDPASQILFVCTEALTRRVNWSDRSTCVLFGDGAGACILNSDPENALARVQDSICKSDGSLHDLIIVGGGTSCRYKPGDPVGDDFFISMQGREVYKHAVRQMSGICQELLERNGLTAADVDLFVPHQANMRIIEAVGSRLKIGLDHVFTNVAEYGNTSSASVPLALVEAMAQGRIKAGDRVLVTAFGSGLTWGAALLQF, encoded by the coding sequence ATGAAGCCAAACTGCTATCTGCACGCCCTCAGCAGCTACGTTCCCGCCGAGGTCCTGACCAACGATGATCTGAGCAAACTGGTGGAGACCAACGACGAGTGGATCACCACCCGTACCGGCATCAAGCGTCGTCACCGCCTGCCCCAGGAAGAGAATGCTTCCGACCTCGGGACCCATGCCGCCCGCAAGGCTCTGGAAGATGCCGGTCTCGATGCTGCCAAGCTGACCCACATCCTCACGGCCACCTGTACGCCGGACCATCTCAGCCCCTCGCTTTCCTGCATCATCGGCGGCAACATCGGTGCCGGCCCGGCCATGTCCTTCGACTTCGGCTCCGCCTGCTCCGGTTTCCTGTACGGCCTGCATCTGGCGGACGCCCTGCTCTGCCAGGATCCGGCTTCCCAGATCCTTTTCGTCTGCACCGAGGCCCTTACCCGCCGCGTCAACTGGAGCGACCGCAGCACCTGCGTGCTCTTCGGCGACGGCGCCGGCGCCTGCATCCTGAACAGCGATCCCGAGAACGCCCTGGCCCGCGTGCAGGACAGCATCTGCAAGAGCGACGGCAGCCTGCACGACCTCATCATCGTGGGCGGCGGCACCAGCTGCCGGTACAAGCCCGGCGATCCCGTGGGCGACGACTTTTTCATCTCCATGCAGGGCCGTGAAGTCTACAAGCATGCCGTGCGCCAGATGTCCGGCATCTGCCAGGAACTGCTGGAGCGCAACGGCCTCACGGCCGCTGACGTCGATCTTTTCGTGCCCCACCAGGCCAACATGCGCATCATCGAGGCCGTGGGCAGCCGCCTGAAGATCGGTCTGGATCACGTGTTCACCAACGTGGCCGAATACGGCAACACCTCTTCCGCCTCCGTGCCGCTGGCCCTGGTGGAAGCCATGGCCCAGGGCCGCATCAAGGCCGGGGACCGTGTGCTGGTGACCGCCTTCGGCAGCGGCCTGACCTGGGGCGCGGCCCTGCTGCAGTTCTAG
- the plsX gene encoding phosphate acyltransferase PlsX — protein sequence MNARPIIAVDAMGGDFGPSVVVPGAIDAARLHDLHVLLVGDTPKVEAELAKLDLANVHFDIVQADDVVHMNEKPSDILRRKKNASIQVACRLVKDGKADAVVSAGHSGATVACGMFIMGRLPGVERPALAALLPTEKNPVVVLDAGANVDCRPYHLFQFGLMGDAFARDLLGYAAPRVSLLSIGEEEGKGNSQVKEAYELLKLAQNLNFVGNAEGRDIFTGDIDVVVCDGFVGNVVVKMSEGLASALVRMLKRLFTSGFLPALGGMLAKGAFKKFATTIDYAEYGGAPLLGLQGLAIVCHGRSSARAMQNAIKMAGTFVRKGTNDRLAETILANEELTRFSRAI from the coding sequence ATGAACGCGCGCCCCATCATAGCCGTTGATGCCATGGGAGGGGACTTTGGCCCCTCCGTGGTTGTTCCTGGTGCCATCGACGCCGCCAGGCTTCATGACTTGCACGTCCTCCTTGTGGGGGATACCCCCAAGGTGGAAGCGGAACTCGCCAAGCTCGACCTTGCCAACGTGCATTTCGACATCGTCCAGGCTGATGATGTGGTGCACATGAATGAAAAGCCTTCGGACATCCTTCGCCGCAAGAAAAACGCTTCTATCCAGGTGGCCTGCCGTCTCGTCAAGGACGGCAAGGCCGATGCCGTGGTCAGCGCCGGTCATTCCGGCGCCACGGTCGCGTGCGGCATGTTCATCATGGGTCGGCTGCCGGGCGTCGAACGCCCGGCGCTGGCTGCCCTGCTGCCCACGGAAAAGAATCCCGTGGTCGTGCTGGACGCCGGCGCCAACGTGGACTGCCGGCCCTATCATCTTTTCCAGTTCGGCCTCATGGGCGACGCCTTCGCGCGTGACCTGCTGGGCTATGCGGCCCCGCGTGTCAGCCTGCTGAGCATCGGCGAAGAGGAAGGCAAGGGCAACAGCCAGGTCAAGGAAGCCTACGAACTGCTCAAACTCGCCCAGAATCTCAACTTCGTGGGCAATGCCGAAGGCCGCGACATCTTTACGGGCGATATCGATGTCGTGGTCTGCGACGGTTTTGTGGGCAACGTGGTGGTCAAGATGAGCGAAGGCCTGGCCTCGGCCCTGGTCCGCATGCTCAAGCGCCTGTTCACCTCCGGTTTCCTGCCCGCCCTGGGCGGCATGCTGGCCAAGGGCGCCTTCAAAAAATTCGCCACCACCATCGACTACGCCGAATACGGCGGCGCCCCCCTTCTGGGCCTGCAGGGCCTGGCCATCGTCTGCCACGGCCGTTCCAGCGCCCGCGCCATGCAGAACGCCATCAAGATGGCCGGTACCTTCGTACGCAAGGGCACCAACGACCGTCTCGCCGAAACCATCCTGGCCAACGAGGAACTCACCCGCTTCTCACGCGCCATTTAA
- the rpmF gene encoding 50S ribosomal protein L32, with protein sequence MAVQQNKKSRSRKGMRRSHDRVATPTVIYCSCGEPTVPHSVCPNCGAYKGRQVIAKTEAE encoded by the coding sequence ATGGCTGTCCAGCAAAACAAAAAGTCCCGTTCCCGCAAGGGCATGCGTCGTTCCCACGACCGCGTGGCCACCCCCACCGTCATCTACTGCTCCTGCGGCGAGCCCACCGTGCCCCATAGCGTGTGCCCCAACTGCGGCGCTTACAAGGGCCGTCAGGTGATCGCCAAGACCGAAGCTGAGTAA
- a CDS encoding YceD family protein, which yields MQNYRIPLSEISPSGKDMTLDDPAIWQGPLAEFQMDCRIIDPLKAELGIMPLEGGYLVRGSITGTVVLPCNRCAEDVTVTVDSHFENFEETAAEPEDEEAATTGEDLLESRVVVENGVSYLDLGAICWEEFVLALPVNPLCRPDCKGLCPQCGANLNDGPCQCAPEEGDPRMAVLRGLKLRKN from the coding sequence ATGCAGAACTATCGTATCCCGCTCAGTGAGATTTCCCCTTCCGGCAAGGACATGACGCTGGACGATCCCGCCATCTGGCAGGGACCGCTGGCCGAGTTCCAGATGGACTGCCGCATCATCGATCCCCTGAAGGCCGAGCTCGGCATCATGCCCCTGGAAGGCGGCTATCTGGTGCGCGGGAGCATCACCGGTACCGTGGTGCTGCCCTGCAACCGTTGCGCCGAAGACGTGACCGTGACCGTGGATTCGCATTTCGAAAATTTTGAGGAGACCGCCGCCGAACCCGAAGACGAAGAGGCCGCGACCACCGGTGAAGACCTGCTGGAAAGTCGCGTCGTCGTGGAGAATGGCGTGTCGTATCTCGATCTGGGCGCCATCTGCTGGGAAGAATTCGTCCTGGCCCTGCCGGTCAATCCCCTGTGCCGCCCTGACTGCAAAGGCCTGTGCCCCCAGTGCGGCGCCAACCTCAATGACGGCCCCTGCCAGTGCGCCCCGGAAGAGGGCGACCCGCGCATGGCCGTCCTGCGCGGGCTGAAATTGCGCAAAAACTAG
- a CDS encoding LysE family translocator, with protein sequence MLPLDTVLTFFVTALMLALAPGPDIIFVLTQSALYGMRAGVATTLGLISGLCFHTTIVAVGVAGIFMTSPLAFTLLTVVGAAYLLYLAWLSFRAGASMAHLQESRFLGYWGLYRRGVIMNITNPKVTLFFLAFLPQFCAPERGSVALQVMELGLLFMLAAFLVFTAVSALGGRLAHWFNSSPRGQMLMHRVAGLVFVALAVMLIFSCVA encoded by the coding sequence ATGCTGCCCCTGGATACTGTCCTGACGTTTTTCGTGACTGCCCTCATGCTGGCCCTTGCCCCGGGACCGGACATTATCTTCGTCCTCACCCAGTCCGCCCTTTACGGCATGCGGGCCGGTGTGGCCACCACCCTGGGGCTCATCTCCGGCCTGTGCTTCCATACAACAATAGTAGCCGTGGGCGTGGCGGGCATCTTCATGACCTCGCCGCTGGCCTTCACCCTGCTGACCGTCGTCGGGGCGGCCTACCTGCTCTATCTGGCCTGGCTCTCCTTCCGGGCCGGGGCCAGCATGGCCCATCTGCAGGAAAGCCGGTTCCTGGGCTACTGGGGCCTGTACCGCCGCGGGGTCATCATGAACATCACCAACCCCAAGGTGACGCTCTTCTTCCTGGCCTTCCTGCCGCAGTTCTGCGCGCCGGAACGCGGCAGCGTGGCGCTGCAGGTCATGGAACTGGGCCTGCTCTTCATGCTGGCGGCCTTCCTCGTCTTCACGGCCGTCTCGGCCCTGGGCGGCCGCCTGGCCCACTGGTTCAACAGCTCGCCGCGCGGCCAGATGCTCATGCACCGTGTGGCCGGTCTGGTCTTCGTGGCCCTGGCCGTGATGCTGATCTTTTCCTGCGTGGCCTGA
- a CDS encoding GIY-YIG nuclease family protein: MASSDATWHVYLLRCADDTLYCGVTTDLDRRLAQHNGRLAGGARYTRPRRPVALLLSRACTSRQEALRLEYHIKRLPRSRKEQALKEFPQCCPWILS; this comes from the coding sequence GTGGCTTCCAGTGATGCCACATGGCATGTCTATCTGTTGCGCTGCGCTGATGACACCCTGTACTGCGGCGTGACCACCGACCTTGACCGGCGTCTGGCCCAGCACAACGGCCGCCTGGCCGGCGGGGCCCGCTATACGCGCCCGCGCAGGCCCGTGGCCCTGCTGCTCTCCCGGGCCTGCACGTCCCGGCAGGAGGCCCTGCGCCTGGAATATCATATCAAACGACTGCCCCGCTCCCGCAAGGAACAGGCCCTGAAAGAGTTTCCCCAATGCTGCCCCTGGATACTGTCCTGA
- the yqeB gene encoding selenium-dependent molybdenum cofactor biosynthesis protein YqeB codes for MMQKGFCPLIVIRGAGDMGTGVALELWHAGLHRLVLLECARPRAIRRLVVFSEAVFEGKARVEGLEARLCPDAAACRALWQTGEALPLLVDEDGASLHELCPQVFVDATMSKKARGLSPNMADLVIALGPGIEAGRDVHCVIESFGPDMGRCLRQGQALANTGIPCEHGRSEQRVGRAPCAGVFASPLPLGSHVLQGQEVGRVDGVPVPAPLSGRLRGLLRSGLPVRAGAKVCDIEPLDHVPLDKVSSRARCLGRGVLRAIAARYNLPT; via the coding sequence ATGATGCAAAAAGGATTCTGTCCCCTTATCGTCATCCGGGGTGCCGGAGACATGGGCACCGGTGTGGCCCTGGAACTGTGGCACGCGGGCCTGCACAGGCTCGTGCTGCTGGAGTGCGCCCGGCCGCGTGCCATCCGCCGTCTGGTGGTCTTTTCCGAGGCGGTCTTCGAAGGCAAGGCCCGGGTGGAAGGACTCGAAGCCCGTCTGTGCCCCGATGCGGCCGCCTGCCGTGCCCTCTGGCAGACCGGAGAGGCCCTGCCCCTGCTGGTGGACGAAGACGGCGCGAGCCTGCACGAGCTCTGTCCGCAGGTCTTCGTGGACGCCACCATGAGCAAGAAGGCCCGCGGCCTTTCCCCGAATATGGCGGATCTGGTCATCGCCCTTGGCCCGGGCATCGAAGCCGGGCGGGACGTCCACTGCGTCATCGAAAGCTTCGGCCCGGACATGGGCCGCTGCCTCCGGCAGGGACAGGCCCTGGCCAATACCGGCATCCCCTGCGAGCATGGCCGCTCCGAACAGCGCGTGGGTCGTGCCCCGTGTGCCGGTGTCTTCGCAAGCCCCCTGCCTCTGGGCAGCCATGTCCTTCAGGGCCAGGAAGTGGGCCGGGTGGACGGTGTTCCCGTCCCGGCTCCCCTGTCCGGCCGTTTGCGCGGCCTGTTGCGCTCCGGTCTTCCGGTGCGTGCAGGGGCCAAGGTGTGCGACATCGAGCCGCTGGACCACGTGCCCCTGGACAAAGTTTCCTCACGCGCCCGCTGCCTGGGCAGGGGCGTGCTGCGGGCCATAGCCGCCCGCTATAACCTTCCTACCTGA
- a CDS encoding tetratricopeptide repeat protein, whose translation MNKILATGLLGLALVSAIPAVAADSKADKTWQEAWTAYNIGQYKKTLRLLQPLASDGDARSQVLLGRCYENGLGVPQDLATAFKWYMLAAEQNDAEAQTLVAYMLRSGAGVPRDTNGYLQWMQRAAQSGYAEAQFNMALICADGELVTKDPEQSFDWAKRAAEQGNGQAQRFLGACYEVGFGVPQDATESALWYAKAAQQGLERDGSIFSHIRQYPKP comes from the coding sequence ATGAACAAGATACTTGCGACAGGCCTGCTGGGCCTTGCCCTGGTGAGCGCCATCCCTGCCGTGGCCGCGGACAGCAAGGCGGACAAGACCTGGCAGGAAGCCTGGACGGCCTACAATATCGGCCAGTACAAAAAAACGCTGCGCCTGCTGCAGCCCCTGGCCTCGGACGGCGATGCCCGCTCGCAGGTGCTGCTGGGCCGCTGCTACGAGAACGGCCTGGGCGTCCCGCAGGATCTGGCAACGGCTTTCAAATGGTATATGCTGGCGGCGGAACAGAACGATGCCGAAGCCCAGACCCTGGTGGCCTATATGCTGCGTTCCGGTGCGGGCGTGCCGCGCGACACCAATGGCTATCTGCAGTGGATGCAGCGTGCGGCCCAGAGCGGTTATGCCGAGGCCCAGTTCAACATGGCGCTGATCTGCGCCGACGGCGAACTGGTGACCAAGGACCCCGAACAGAGCTTCGACTGGGCCAAGCGTGCCGCCGAACAGGGCAATGGCCAGGCCCAGCGCTTCCTGGGCGCCTGCTATGAAGTGGGCTTCGGCGTGCCGCAGGATGCCACGGAGTCCGCCCTCTGGTATGCCAAGGCCGCCCAGCAGGGACTGGAACGGGACGGCAGCATCTTCTCGCATATCCGCCAGTATCCCAAGCCGTAG
- the recJ gene encoding single-stranded-DNA-specific exonuclease RecJ has product MKRWLFREPPAGSPPRGLARELSISPLLLDILWRRGLDSPEELDAYLSARLPDLVPPSRWPQFPQAAEVISKALLDGKKLAVWGDYDVDGITSSTLVLDVLEAHGLEALWHVPDRRSEGYGLNIPAIEELAAQGCGILLTVDCGISDMAAVARARELGMTVVISDHHLPPPELPPADAICNPRLGPEDDMPCPHLAGVGVAFFLMAAVNAALAPHTGRRFKMDKVLDLVALGTLADVMRLGGQNRILVRGGLDKLAEAARPGIAALKTVSGSDAAARLNAGQVVFRLAPRINAAGRMGAADTALQLLRSKDHVEALRLAQHLDALNTQRREEEERIWAAAREQAHRQLEQRQRPALVLYGGDWHPGIVGIVASRIVEEFYRPTIILCDDNNMMKGSGRSIREFDLYAGLQKTAHVLAGFGGHKLAAGVRLEPNQLERFREAFERVVADELGEQPLTPALLLECELDFQQASDSAFLQELELMQPFGAGNAEPVFASPELTVVDRSPLGYSGDHVRLRLKDSASGITLMAKGWNMATAFPPSSVGSRIRVAYTPRLDYYRGVASIDVGIKDWQPVAD; this is encoded by the coding sequence ATGAAGCGCTGGCTGTTTCGTGAGCCCCCTGCCGGTTCGCCGCCGCGCGGTCTGGCCCGTGAGCTCTCCATCTCTCCCCTGCTGCTGGACATCCTCTGGCGGCGCGGCCTGGACAGCCCCGAGGAGCTGGACGCCTATCTTTCCGCGCGTCTGCCCGATCTGGTGCCGCCGTCCCGCTGGCCCCAGTTCCCGCAGGCGGCCGAGGTCATCAGCAAGGCCCTGCTGGACGGCAAGAAGCTGGCCGTCTGGGGCGACTACGACGTGGACGGCATCACGTCCTCCACACTGGTGCTGGACGTGCTGGAAGCCCACGGCCTGGAAGCCCTGTGGCATGTGCCCGACCGCCGCAGCGAAGGCTACGGCCTGAACATCCCGGCCATCGAAGAACTGGCCGCGCAGGGCTGCGGCATCCTGCTCACCGTGGACTGCGGCATCTCCGACATGGCGGCCGTGGCCCGCGCCCGCGAGCTGGGCATGACCGTGGTCATCTCCGACCACCACCTGCCGCCGCCGGAACTGCCCCCGGCCGACGCCATCTGCAATCCCCGTCTGGGCCCGGAAGACGACATGCCCTGCCCCCATCTGGCCGGTGTGGGCGTGGCCTTCTTCCTCATGGCCGCCGTCAACGCGGCCCTGGCCCCGCATACGGGCCGCCGCTTCAAGATGGACAAGGTGCTGGATCTGGTGGCCCTGGGCACGCTGGCCGACGTCATGCGCCTGGGCGGGCAGAACCGCATCCTCGTGCGCGGCGGGCTGGACAAGCTGGCCGAGGCCGCCCGTCCCGGCATCGCCGCCCTCAAGACCGTGAGCGGTTCCGACGCGGCCGCCCGCCTCAACGCAGGACAGGTGGTCTTCCGTCTGGCGCCGCGCATCAATGCCGCCGGACGCATGGGCGCGGCCGACACCGCCCTCCAGCTGTTGCGCAGCAAGGACCATGTGGAGGCCCTCCGCCTGGCCCAGCATCTGGATGCCCTCAACACCCAGCGCCGCGAGGAAGAGGAACGCATCTGGGCCGCCGCCCGCGAGCAGGCCCACCGCCAGCTGGAACAGCGCCAGCGCCCGGCCCTGGTGCTCTACGGCGGCGACTGGCACCCCGGCATCGTGGGCATCGTGGCCTCGCGCATCGTGGAAGAATTCTACCGGCCCACCATCATCCTTTGCGACGACAACAATATGATGAAGGGCTCGGGCCGCTCCATCCGCGAGTTCGACCTTTACGCCGGGCTCCAGAAGACGGCCCACGTGCTGGCGGGCTTCGGCGGCCACAAGCTGGCCGCGGGCGTGCGCCTGGAACCCAACCAGCTGGAACGCTTCCGCGAGGCCTTCGAACGGGTCGTGGCGGACGAGCTGGGCGAGCAGCCCCTGACCCCGGCCCTGCTGCTGGAATGCGAGCTGGATTTCCAGCAGGCTTCGGATTCCGCCTTCTTGCAGGAGCTGGAACTCATGCAGCCCTTTGGGGCAGGCAATGCCGAACCGGTCTTCGCCTCCCCGGAACTCACGGTGGTGGACCGCAGCCCGCTGGGCTACAGCGGCGACCATGTGCGCCTGCGCCTGAAGGACAGCGCCAGCGGCATCACCCTCATGGCCAAGGGCTGGAACATGGCCACGGCCTTCCCGCCCTCCTCCGTGGGCTCGCGCATCCGTGTGGCCTACACGCCGCGCCTGGACTACTACCGGGGCGTGGCCTCCATCGACGTGGGCATCAAGGACTGGCAGCCCGTGGCCGACTAG